The following proteins are encoded in a genomic region of Candidatus Polarisedimenticolaceae bacterium:
- a CDS encoding serine/threonine-protein kinase, with amino-acid sequence MTRDIGPPSAIGTFSIVREIGRGGMGVVYEAAETETGRRVALKVVRGEQFVDEAVLRLFRREVQALARLEHAGIASLYASGRTDDGFHYFAMELAFGEALDAWLASRPDPPSREEIEKRLGLFLEIADAVAYAHQRGVLHRDLKPSNLVVTIDGHVKVLDFGLARITDVDLVRATQATELGTLRGTLAYMSPEQLAGDPDRVDARADVYALGIVLHEMLVKAHPFDLEEVPAFDVPRVLRDEPPRALRSLWKAPWRLDPDLATIVGTALEKDPDRRYGSVSALADDLRRFRAGQPVLARTPSAAYQLRKLVVRHKVPFAALALVVVLLAGFGIAMTVVARNLVAERNRANQEARAAQRGAKVLSELVRADLTFGIYSDRVLDPQAVERLVSSLETRWPDRPEATVSLLEHVGAALATASLYDPAIRCLTRAVEIRKDVLRDPDWEASARTISLGEYLVIAGRLREAEAIFASAAARARSRPDTRHDDLGYILENLGCVRRDLGKLDDAEALIREALALYGSSKPNWLPYVASAHDSLGTLYLIRGDLERAEAEQREALRLRNAYQPTDINHIRGVYMLGLVLVRRGRTAEAAPLLEEALESRTILFGDSSADVAPVQDALGEMYLADGKLERAEEALTKSLAAFDASLPPDNPARAAALVHLAELRRRQARTAEAKEAFEKALGIRERVLGDEHPDTVRTREALAGL; translated from the coding sequence ATGACGCGCGACATCGGGCCTCCCTCCGCGATCGGCACGTTCTCGATCGTCCGCGAGATCGGGCGGGGCGGGATGGGGGTCGTGTACGAGGCCGCCGAGACGGAGACCGGGCGCCGTGTCGCGCTCAAGGTCGTGCGCGGCGAGCAGTTCGTCGACGAAGCCGTGCTGCGCCTCTTCCGGCGTGAGGTCCAAGCGCTGGCACGGCTCGAGCACGCCGGGATCGCGAGCCTCTACGCCTCGGGACGCACCGACGACGGATTCCACTACTTCGCCATGGAGCTCGCGTTCGGCGAGGCGCTCGACGCCTGGCTCGCATCGAGGCCCGATCCGCCTTCGCGTGAGGAGATCGAGAAACGCCTCGGGCTCTTCCTCGAGATCGCGGACGCCGTCGCGTACGCGCATCAACGAGGCGTCCTCCACCGCGATCTGAAGCCGTCGAACCTGGTCGTGACGATCGACGGGCACGTCAAGGTCCTCGACTTCGGCCTCGCCCGGATCACCGACGTCGACCTCGTGCGGGCCACGCAGGCGACCGAGCTCGGCACGCTCCGCGGGACACTCGCCTACATGAGCCCCGAGCAGCTCGCCGGCGATCCCGACCGCGTCGACGCGCGCGCCGACGTCTATGCGCTCGGCATCGTCCTCCACGAGATGCTCGTGAAGGCGCACCCGTTCGATCTCGAGGAGGTCCCGGCGTTCGACGTGCCGCGCGTGCTGCGCGACGAGCCGCCCCGTGCGCTCCGGAGCCTGTGGAAGGCACCGTGGCGGCTCGATCCCGATCTCGCGACGATCGTCGGCACGGCGCTCGAGAAGGACCCCGACCGCCGCTACGGCTCGGTCTCGGCGCTCGCGGACGACCTGCGCCGGTTCCGCGCGGGCCAGCCGGTCCTCGCACGCACGCCGAGCGCGGCCTACCAGCTCCGGAAACTCGTCGTCCGGCACAAGGTGCCGTTCGCGGCGCTCGCCCTCGTCGTCGTGCTCCTCGCGGGATTCGGCATCGCGATGACGGTGGTCGCTCGAAACCTGGTCGCCGAGCGGAACCGCGCGAACCAGGAGGCACGCGCGGCACAGCGGGGCGCGAAGGTCCTCTCCGAGCTCGTGCGCGCGGACCTGACGTTCGGGATCTATTCCGACCGCGTGCTCGATCCGCAAGCGGTCGAGCGGCTCGTCTCGTCCCTCGAGACACGCTGGCCGGATCGACCGGAAGCGACGGTGAGCCTGCTCGAGCACGTCGGCGCCGCGCTCGCGACCGCGAGCCTCTACGACCCGGCGATCCGGTGTCTCACGCGCGCCGTCGAGATCCGGAAGGACGTTCTGCGCGACCCGGATTGGGAGGCCTCCGCGCGCACGATCAGCCTTGGCGAATACCTCGTGATCGCAGGACGGCTTCGCGAGGCCGAGGCGATCTTCGCGTCGGCGGCCGCTCGGGCGCGCTCGCGTCCCGACACGCGGCACGACGATCTCGGCTACATCCTGGAGAACCTGGGCTGCGTGCGGCGGGACCTCGGCAAGCTCGACGACGCGGAGGCGCTGATCCGGGAAGCACTGGCCCTGTACGGATCGTCGAAGCCGAACTGGCTTCCGTACGTCGCCTCCGCCCACGACAGCCTGGGAACCCTCTACCTCATTCGCGGGGATCTCGAGCGCGCGGAGGCGGAGCAGCGGGAGGCGCTGCGTCTGCGAAACGCCTATCAGCCTACCGACATCAACCACATCCGCGGCGTCTACATGCTCGGTCTCGTTCTCGTGAGACGAGGGCGGACCGCGGAAGCCGCGCCGCTCCTGGAGGAAGCGCTCGAAAGCCGGACGATCTTGTTCGGTGACTCGAGCGCCGACGTCGCTCCGGTCCAGGACGCGCTCGGGGAGATGTACCTGGCCGACGGGAAGCTCGAGCGTGCCGAGGAGGCATTGACGAAGTCGCTCGCGGCGTTCGATGCGAGCCTTCCTCCGGACAACCCCGCCCGCGCCGCCGCGCTCGTCCACCTCGCCGAGCTCCGGCGCCGGCAGGCGCGGACCGCGGAGGCCAAGGAAGCATTCGAGAAAGCGCTCGGCATCCGCGAGCGTGTCCTCGGGGACGAGCACCCCGACACGGTGCGGACCCGCGAGGCGCTCGCCGGGCTATAA
- a CDS encoding DEAD/DEAH box helicase has protein sequence MNPVVRRILEHPLLGPKVAHHRRLDGSEPRYAATERPLPREIEEAHRALGAERLYAHQAAALDAARAGENVLVATPTASGKSLVFALPAIEAALGDPPGTSLFLYPTKALAQDQLATLRALAAATGRLRPPTFEIYDGDTPDGMRRKIKQDPPDVLITNPDMLHAGILPYHADWAPFLARLRYVVLDELHVYRGVFGAHVHHIVRRLRRLAALHGASPSFVAASATIGRADEFAASLAGVPFRLVDRSGAPSAARDVIVVNPVTVSPYTAAVRAVVAAAREGARTIAFTKARRVTELLHTWIAQEAPELRRHVAPYRAGYLPEERRAIEKKLYSGELLAVLSTSALELGIDVGGLDVCVLVGYPGSRTSTWQRIGRVGREGRDALVILIALPDALDQYLVAHPDELFDGAFERAVLDPWNPVVAGAHLVCAAAEEALTSTEVDALDPRGRDLVRDLTAAGRLAKDAEGRRYVSYRRRPQREISPRSAGAPYAILEAGRGRMLGTIDAMRVWHECHPGAIYLHAGQSYVIDALEAEHKRVIARSVRADYYTVVLGEKETEILDRLEERALPVPGGAISVGFGRLKVTVRIREYQKKRLFGGEAIATYPLDAPPLMYETTGLWIEIPPALATAFAADGLHFMGGLHAAEHAAIGLFPLLAIADRGDVGGISYTMHPQIGGPAIFLYDGVPGGAGLAERAFRDLETLLAKTREAIAACPCDAGCPACIQSPKCGNGNKPLDKAGATRLLAIVLGDEAVDLDDTSVPVPVAPPIKKHGITRAVPTPAVSGDRVLVFDLETQRSADEVGGWNHVAKMGLALAVVFDAAARCYRTYYETDVERLLLDLAFADRVIGFNIDRFDLAVLSGYTDRDLGRIRTLDLLGVIHDCVGFRVSLGHLSEVNLGESKAGDGLQSLQWWKQGRIDLIEQYCRKDVDVTRRLWEMGRAQGYLLHRDKLGRTLRIPTAWS, from the coding sequence ATGAATCCGGTCGTCCGCCGCATCCTGGAGCATCCGCTCCTCGGCCCCAAGGTCGCCCATCATCGACGTCTCGACGGATCCGAACCCCGGTACGCGGCGACGGAGCGCCCGCTTCCCCGGGAGATCGAGGAGGCCCATCGTGCGCTCGGCGCCGAGAGGCTCTACGCGCACCAGGCGGCGGCGCTCGATGCCGCGCGCGCGGGGGAGAACGTGCTCGTCGCGACGCCGACGGCGTCGGGCAAGTCGCTCGTCTTCGCGCTCCCCGCGATCGAGGCCGCGCTCGGCGACCCGCCGGGGACGTCGCTCTTTCTCTACCCCACGAAGGCACTCGCGCAGGACCAGCTCGCTACGCTCCGCGCGCTCGCCGCGGCGACCGGACGCCTCCGCCCGCCGACCTTCGAGATCTACGACGGCGACACGCCCGACGGCATGCGCCGCAAGATCAAGCAAGACCCGCCCGACGTCCTCATCACGAACCCCGACATGCTCCATGCGGGGATCCTCCCGTACCACGCCGACTGGGCGCCGTTCCTCGCGCGCCTCCGCTACGTGGTGCTCGACGAGCTCCACGTCTACCGCGGCGTTTTCGGCGCCCACGTCCACCACATCGTGCGGAGACTGCGGCGCCTCGCCGCGCTCCACGGGGCGTCGCCGTCGTTCGTCGCGGCGTCGGCGACGATCGGGCGCGCCGACGAGTTCGCGGCGTCGCTCGCGGGGGTGCCGTTCCGCCTCGTCGACCGATCGGGCGCGCCTTCGGCCGCGCGGGACGTGATCGTCGTCAATCCGGTCACCGTCTCGCCCTACACGGCCGCGGTGCGCGCGGTCGTCGCCGCGGCGCGGGAAGGAGCGCGGACGATCGCGTTCACGAAGGCGAGGCGCGTCACGGAGCTGCTCCACACGTGGATCGCGCAGGAGGCCCCCGAGCTCCGCCGCCACGTCGCCCCGTATCGCGCGGGCTACCTTCCCGAGGAGCGGCGCGCGATCGAGAAGAAGCTCTACTCCGGCGAGCTGCTCGCCGTCCTCTCGACGAGCGCGCTCGAGTTGGGCATCGACGTGGGCGGGCTGGACGTCTGCGTGCTCGTCGGCTATCCGGGCTCGCGCACGTCGACGTGGCAGCGCATCGGCCGGGTCGGGCGTGAAGGGCGCGACGCGCTCGTCATCCTCATCGCGCTGCCCGACGCGCTCGATCAGTACCTGGTCGCGCATCCCGACGAGCTCTTCGACGGCGCGTTCGAGCGAGCGGTCCTCGATCCATGGAACCCGGTCGTCGCCGGCGCGCACCTCGTGTGCGCGGCGGCCGAAGAAGCGCTGACCTCGACGGAGGTCGATGCGCTCGATCCGCGCGGCCGCGACCTCGTCCGGGACCTGACGGCGGCCGGCCGGCTCGCCAAGGATGCGGAAGGGCGGCGCTACGTTTCCTACCGGAGGCGCCCGCAGCGCGAGATCAGCCCGCGCAGCGCCGGTGCGCCCTACGCCATCCTCGAAGCGGGGCGCGGGCGCATGCTCGGTACGATCGACGCGATGCGCGTCTGGCACGAATGTCATCCGGGCGCGATCTACCTGCACGCCGGCCAGTCGTACGTGATCGACGCCCTCGAGGCGGAGCACAAGCGCGTGATCGCGCGATCGGTGCGCGCGGACTACTACACCGTCGTCCTCGGCGAGAAGGAGACGGAGATCCTCGACCGGCTGGAGGAGCGCGCGCTGCCGGTTCCCGGCGGCGCGATCTCCGTCGGTTTCGGCCGCCTGAAGGTGACCGTCCGCATTCGCGAGTATCAGAAGAAGCGCCTCTTCGGCGGCGAGGCGATCGCGACCTATCCGCTCGACGCACCGCCTTTGATGTACGAGACGACCGGTCTATGGATCGAGATCCCCCCGGCGCTCGCCACGGCGTTCGCCGCCGACGGTCTGCACTTCATGGGAGGGCTCCACGCCGCCGAGCACGCCGCGATCGGGCTCTTCCCGCTGCTCGCGATCGCCGACCGTGGCGACGTCGGCGGGATCTCCTACACGATGCACCCGCAGATCGGGGGGCCTGCGATCTTCCTCTACGACGGAGTGCCGGGAGGCGCGGGGCTCGCCGAGCGCGCCTTCCGCGACCTCGAGACCCTCCTCGCCAAGACGCGCGAGGCGATCGCCGCGTGCCCGTGCGACGCCGGCTGCCCCGCCTGCATCCAGTCACCGAAGTGCGGGAACGGCAACAAGCCCCTCGACAAGGCCGGGGCGACACGTCTCCTCGCGATCGTGCTCGGGGACGAGGCCGTCGACCTCGACGATACGTCGGTGCCCGTTCCGGTCGCTCCGCCGATCAAGAAGCACGGGATCACGCGCGCCGTCCCCACGCCGGCCGTCTCGGGCGATCGCGTGCTCGTCTTCGATCTCGAGACCCAGCGCAGCGCCGACGAGGTCGGCGGCTGGAACCACGTCGCGAAGATGGGGCTCGCTCTCGCCGTCGTCTTCGATGCCGCAGCGCGGTGCTACCGGACCTATTACGAAACCGACGTCGAGCGGCTTCTCCTCGACCTCGCCTTCGCCGATCGTGTGATCGGATTCAACATCGACCGGTTCGATCTCGCGGTCCTCTCGGGGTACACCGATCGCGACCTCGGACGCATCCGGACGCTCGACCTGCTCGGCGTCATCCATGACTGCGTCGGCTTCCGCGTCTCGCTGGGCCACCTCTCGGAGGTCAACCTCGGCGAGTCGAAGGCGGGGGACGGCCTCCAGAGCCTGCAGTGGTGGAAGCAGGGGCGCATCGACCTCATCGAGCAGTACTGCAGGAAGGACGTCGACGTGACGCGACGCCTCTGGGAGATGGGCCGTGCGCAGGGTTACCTCCTGCACCGGGACAAGTTGGGACGGACCCTCAGGATTCCGACGGCGTGGTCGTGA